One stretch of Pedobacter riviphilus DNA includes these proteins:
- a CDS encoding cytochrome c oxidase subunit II, producing MSLRKFITNKTTAALAVLITVFANTSVFAQDAAGAAAAPKVDMGEVYKSVIFYILVFLAVCLFIAIIGKAIKVYELSREAQGKPVGINWNRVHASLFALFLVIGLYGVYWEYTVHGSMLLPDAASEHGKKIDKMFNLTLIITTIVFVVTHILLFGFSYIYKYSAKRKAYYYPHNNTIEKIWTIIPALVLTVLVLMGFLTWRSIFFKVEDPNHKPLQIEVTSEQFKWSIRYPGADGIVGNKNYKLTTATNPLGIDFKDINSRDDEMADEMVIPVGKPVKLILTSKDVIHSFYMPHFRVQLNTVPGMRVFFEFTPTKTTAEMQQETNDPNFKYLFFCAKICGSGHYNMQKVVRVVSEAEYKTWIAEQKTYLNDDLRKQFNLPVAPAAVKSVADSAAKDSAAVKTNQMALNK from the coding sequence ATGAGTTTAAGAAAGTTTATAACGAATAAAACGACCGCAGCTTTAGCAGTATTGATTACTGTTTTTGCAAACACTAGCGTATTTGCGCAAGATGCAGCAGGTGCTGCCGCGGCACCGAAAGTTGATATGGGCGAGGTTTATAAATCGGTAATATTTTATATTCTGGTTTTCCTTGCTGTATGCTTATTCATTGCAATTATTGGTAAAGCAATAAAAGTGTATGAGTTAAGCCGCGAAGCACAAGGCAAACCTGTTGGCATTAACTGGAACAGGGTTCACGCAAGTTTATTTGCGCTGTTTTTGGTGATCGGTTTGTATGGTGTATATTGGGAATATACAGTGCATGGGTCAATGTTACTTCCTGATGCAGCATCTGAGCACGGAAAGAAAATTGATAAGATGTTTAATTTAACATTAATCATTACCACTATTGTATTTGTCGTTACACATATCTTATTGTTCGGATTTTCTTATATCTATAAATATTCTGCTAAAAGAAAAGCTTACTACTATCCACACAATAATACAATTGAAAAAATCTGGACGATTATTCCGGCTTTAGTATTAACTGTTTTGGTATTAATGGGTTTCTTAACCTGGAGATCTATTTTCTTCAAAGTCGAAGATCCAAACCACAAGCCTTTACAGATAGAAGTTACTTCTGAGCAGTTTAAATGGTCTATCCGTTACCCTGGAGCAGATGGTATAGTTGGGAACAAAAACTACAAATTAACTACAGCTACTAACCCATTGGGTATTGATTTTAAAGATATCAACTCTCGTGATGACGAAATGGCTGATGAGATGGTGATTCCTGTTGGTAAACCGGTTAAACTGATTTTAACCAGTAAAGATGTAATTCACAGTTTTTACATGCCACACTTCAGAGTACAGTTAAACACAGTACCGGGTATGCGGGTTTTCTTTGAGTTTACGCCTACAAAAACTACTGCAGAAATGCAGCAAGAAACTAACGATCCTAACTTCAAGTACCTTTTCTTCTGTGCTAAAATCTGTGGATCTGGTCACTACAATATGCAAAAGGTTGTACGTGTAGTTTCTGAGGCCGAGTATAAAACTTGGATAGCTGAACAGAAAACATACTTAAACGATGATTTAAGAAAACAATTTAATTTGCCAGTGGCACCTGCAGCTGTAAAATCAGTAGCAGATTCAGCAGCTAAAGATTCAGCAGCTGTAAAAACTAACCAAATGGCTTTAAATAAATAA
- a CDS encoding cytochrome c oxidase subunit I — translation MSTIALHDEHNHDHADHGHHKETLISKYIFSMDHKMIAKQFLITGIIMAVIAMGLSILFRIQLAWPDQNFPFLETFLGKWAEGGRIKPDFYLALVTIHGTIMVFFVLTAGLSGTFSNLLIPLQIGARDMASPFLNMLSYWFFFMACVIMMSSFFIQTGPASGGWTVYPPLSVVAKAMPGSGLGMTLWLVSMVLFVASSLMGGINYVSTVLNMRTKGMDLWKMPLTIWAFFLTAILGILSFPVLVAGVVLMVFDRSFGTSFYLSDIVMGTDILPNEGGSPILWQHLFWFLGHPEVYIVIMPALGISSEVISVNSRKPIFGYHAMVYSLIGITVLSFIVWGHHMFVTGMNPLLGGVFMITTLIIAVPSAVKTFNYLATLWRGNIRFTPAMLFAIGLVSFFISGGLTGIFLGNASLDINLHDTYFVVAHFHLVMGSAAIFGMLAGVYHWFPKMFGRMMNAKLGYLHFWLTFIAAYLVFFPLHFLGLDGVPRRYYAFTEFEFMKKWLTVNVFVTWAAIMAALAQVAFLFNFFYSIFKGKVSPQNPWEANTLEWTAPVEHLHGNWPGEIPTVYRWPYDYSKPGHDADFIPQTVPFSQTMSSNLPHDFEGNEEAEKIQQDWELANPVAENKG, via the coding sequence ATGTCAACAATAGCATTACACGACGAACACAATCACGATCACGCTGATCATGGGCATCATAAAGAGACTTTGATTTCAAAGTATATCTTTAGTATGGATCATAAAATGATTGCTAAGCAATTTTTGATTACCGGTATTATCATGGCGGTAATAGCAATGGGCTTATCAATTTTATTCCGTATTCAATTGGCATGGCCAGATCAAAACTTCCCATTCTTAGAAACATTTTTAGGTAAATGGGCTGAAGGTGGTCGTATTAAACCCGATTTCTACCTTGCTTTGGTAACCATTCATGGTACCATTATGGTATTCTTTGTACTAACCGCCGGGTTGAGTGGTACATTTAGTAACTTACTTATTCCACTTCAAATTGGGGCAAGAGATATGGCTTCGCCATTCTTAAACATGCTTTCATACTGGTTCTTTTTTATGGCCTGTGTGATCATGATGTCATCATTCTTTATCCAAACAGGTCCTGCATCTGGTGGTTGGACGGTTTATCCACCGTTATCTGTTGTTGCCAAGGCAATGCCAGGATCGGGATTGGGTATGACTTTGTGGTTAGTGAGTATGGTACTTTTCGTAGCATCATCTTTAATGGGTGGTATTAACTATGTAAGTACAGTTTTAAACATGCGTACTAAAGGTATGGACCTTTGGAAAATGCCATTAACCATCTGGGCTTTCTTTTTGACTGCTATTTTAGGTATTTTATCATTCCCTGTTCTTGTAGCTGGTGTGGTATTAATGGTATTCGACCGTAGTTTTGGAACTAGTTTCTATTTGTCGGATATTGTAATGGGTACTGATATTTTACCAAACGAAGGTGGTTCTCCAATTTTATGGCAACACTTATTCTGGTTCTTAGGTCACCCTGAGGTATATATCGTAATTATGCCGGCATTGGGTATTTCATCTGAGGTTATCTCTGTAAACTCGCGTAAACCGATCTTCGGTTACCATGCAATGGTTTACTCATTAATTGGTATTACAGTATTATCGTTCATCGTTTGGGGTCACCACATGTTTGTAACCGGTATGAACCCATTGTTGGGAGGTGTGTTTATGATTACTACGTTGATCATTGCAGTACCATCGGCAGTAAAAACCTTTAATTATTTAGCAACATTATGGCGTGGTAACATCCGTTTCACTCCAGCAATGTTATTCGCTATCGGTTTGGTATCATTCTTTATCTCTGGTGGTTTAACTGGTATCTTCTTAGGAAATGCATCGTTAGATATTAACTTACACGATACCTATTTTGTTGTTGCTCACTTCCACCTGGTAATGGGATCTGCAGCAATCTTCGGTATGCTTGCAGGTGTTTATCACTGGTTCCCTAAAATGTTCGGTAGAATGATGAATGCTAAATTAGGATATTTACACTTCTGGTTAACTTTTATTGCAGCTTACCTGGTATTCTTCCCACTTCACTTCTTAGGTTTAGATGGTGTACCTCGTCGTTACTATGCATTTACCGAATTTGAGTTTATGAAAAAATGGTTAACGGTTAACGTATTTGTAACATGGGCAGCTATTATGGCAGCACTTGCTCAGGTAGCGTTCTTATTTAACTTCTTTTACTCAATATTCAAAGGAAAAGTATCTCCTCAAAACCCTTGGGAAGCTAATACATTAGAATGGACTGCACCAGTTGAACACTTACATGGTAACTGGCCAGGAGAAATCCCAACTGTTTACAGATGGCCTTACGATTAT